Proteins from a single region of Parasedimentitalea psychrophila:
- a CDS encoding inner membrane-spanning protein YciB yields MAKTKINPMLKMALEMGPIVAFFIGYLKLKDISFLIAGTEYQGFIIVTAAFIPLMVLSSAILWKLTGHLSKMQIVTLVLVIVMGSLSVWLNDDRFFKMKPTMIYLLFGGVLGFGLLRGKSYLKVVMEEVLPMRQEGWMILTKRLCFFFLGLALLNEAIWRSQSTENWVYFKTFGLTAGVFIFFISQSGLFQKYGEESKDSPDAAE; encoded by the coding sequence ATGGCCAAGACCAAGATCAACCCGATGCTGAAGATGGCGCTGGAAATGGGCCCCATCGTGGCGTTCTTTATCGGCTACCTGAAACTGAAAGACATTAGTTTTCTGATTGCGGGCACAGAGTACCAGGGGTTTATCATTGTGACCGCGGCTTTCATCCCATTGATGGTGCTGTCCTCGGCCATTCTGTGGAAGTTGACCGGCCACCTGTCGAAGATGCAGATTGTGACGCTGGTGCTGGTCATTGTCATGGGCAGCCTGTCTGTCTGGCTCAATGACGACCGCTTTTTCAAGATGAAGCCGACGATGATCTACCTGCTGTTTGGCGGCGTGCTGGGCTTTGGCCTGCTGCGTGGCAAAAGCTATCTGAAGGTAGTGATGGAGGAGGTGCTGCCGATGCGCCAGGAGGGCTGGATGATCCTGACCAAACGGCTGTGCTTCTTCTTTCTGGGGCTGGCGCTGCTGAACGAGGCCATCTGGCGGAGTCAGAGCACCGAAAACTGGGTCTATTTCAAGACCTTCGGGCTGACGGCGGGCGTTTTCATTTTCTTCATCTCGCAAAGTGGCCTGTTCCAGAAATACGGCGAAGAGAGTAAAGACAGCCCGGACGCGGCTGAATAG
- a CDS encoding glutathione S-transferase C-terminal domain-containing protein, with amino-acid sequence MQQPIQLYYWPTPNGWKISIALEEMGLPYRLNLIDISKGDQFGVDFLKIAPNNRMPAITDPDGPDGAPLSLFESGAILMYLARKTGRFYGADERARLQVDQWLMWQMGGLGPMAGQAHHFLKYAPKMDPPQDLPYAKDRYRAEVARLYGVLDRQLAQNTYVAGAHFTIADMAIWPWASLWQGQQQTLEDKPHLARWLDLTGNRPGVIAGQALALELRGAPQSKAVQDLLFKR; translated from the coding sequence ATGCAGCAGCCCATTCAGCTCTATTACTGGCCAACCCCAAACGGATGGAAAATCTCCATCGCGCTGGAGGAAATGGGCCTGCCCTACCGGCTGAACCTGATTGATATCTCCAAGGGTGATCAGTTTGGCGTCGATTTCCTGAAGATCGCCCCCAACAACCGGATGCCGGCCATCACCGACCCGGATGGGCCAGACGGCGCCCCCCTGTCGCTGTTCGAGAGCGGCGCGATCCTGATGTATCTGGCGCGCAAGACCGGGCGGTTCTATGGCGCTGATGAGCGGGCCCGCCTACAGGTCGATCAATGGCTGATGTGGCAAATGGGCGGGCTCGGCCCAATGGCCGGTCAGGCGCATCATTTCCTCAAATACGCCCCAAAAATGGACCCCCCGCAGGATCTCCCCTATGCCAAAGACCGCTACCGGGCCGAGGTGGCGCGGCTTTATGGCGTGTTGGACCGGCAGCTGGCGCAGAACACCTATGTCGCCGGTGCGCATTTCACCATCGCCGATATGGCTATCTGGCCCTGGGCCTCGCTCTGGCAGGGGCAACAGCAAACGCTTGAAGACAAACCACATCTGGCGCGCTGGTTGGACCTGACCGGCAACCGCCCCGGGGTGATTGCCGGTCAGGCGTTGGCGCTGGAACTGCGCGGCGCCCCGCAAAGCAAAGCGGTGCAGGATCTGTTGTTCAAACGCTAG
- a CDS encoding L,D-transpeptidase: MSNTPVTRRYALMGAAATLMTPSILRAQSVDAFPADESPIEQVVPVKRNISAFQKQQWQDHFETLGVGCLLADISSRAVHYWGGDEVTYRLFPSSVPITEELTRRGYSKVVRKAQNPSWTPTASMRERDPSLPLRMEGGAGNPLGTRAMYLDWPAYLVHGTHDTRKIGRQSSSGCIGLYNQHVEDLYELVQVGTQVRLL; encoded by the coding sequence ATGTCAAACACCCCTGTGACCCGCCGTTACGCGCTGATGGGCGCTGCCGCTACGCTAATGACGCCGTCGATCCTGCGGGCGCAATCGGTGGATGCGTTTCCGGCTGATGAGAGCCCCATCGAACAGGTGGTGCCGGTCAAGCGCAACATTTCGGCGTTTCAAAAGCAGCAGTGGCAAGATCACTTTGAGACGCTGGGGGTTGGCTGCCTGCTGGCGGATATCAGCAGCCGGGCGGTGCATTACTGGGGCGGTGACGAGGTGACCTATCGGCTGTTCCCATCCTCGGTGCCGATAACCGAAGAGCTGACCCGGCGCGGTTACAGCAAGGTGGTCCGCAAGGCGCAGAACCCCAGCTGGACCCCGACGGCATCGATGCGCGAGAGGGATCCGTCGCTGCCATTGCGGATGGAGGGCGGTGCCGGCAACCCGCTGGGCACCCGCGCCATGTATCTGGATTGGCCGGCTTATCTGGTTCACGGCACCCATGATACCCGCAAGATTGGTCGGCAAAGCTCGTCCGGCTGCATCGGCCTATACAACCAGCATGTGGAAGACCTGTATGAGCTGGTACAGGTGGGCACGCAGGTCAGATTGCTCTGA
- a CDS encoding CoA-acylating methylmalonate-semialdehyde dehydrogenase, which yields MQELTHYINGEHVKGTSGRFADVFNPATGEVQARVPLASKEEMDAAIAIAKAAQPAWEAVNPQRRARVMMKYVTLLNRDMDKLAEALSREHGKTIPDAKGDVQRGLEVVEYCIGAPQMLKGDFTDSAGPGIDMYSMRQALGVSAGITPFNFPAMIPMWMFAPAIVCGNAFILKSSERAPTVPLMLAELLEEAGLPKGIIQVVNGDKEAVDAILYNDTVQSVGFVGSTPIAEYIYGTGCSQGKRVQCFGGAKNHMIIMPDADLDQAADALIGAGYGAAGERCMAISVAVPVGKETADKLIEKLIPRIESLKVGPYTSGNDVDYGPVVTGAAKENILRLVETGVEQGATLVVDGRDFSLQGYEDGFFVGPHLFDNVTPEMDIYTKEIFGPVLTTVRAESYEEAIQLAMDHEYGNGIAIYTRDGDTARNFANRINVGMVGINVPIPVPLAYHTFGGWKKSVFGDLNQHGPDAFKFYTRTKTVTARWPSGIKEGGEFSIPVME from the coding sequence GGCGGCGCAACCAGCCTGGGAAGCGGTAAACCCCCAGCGTCGTGCCCGTGTCATGATGAAATACGTGACACTGCTGAACCGCGACATGGACAAACTGGCCGAGGCCCTGAGCCGCGAGCACGGTAAAACCATCCCCGATGCCAAGGGCGACGTACAGCGCGGCCTGGAAGTTGTCGAATATTGCATCGGCGCGCCACAGATGCTGAAGGGTGACTTCACCGACAGCGCCGGCCCCGGCATCGACATGTACTCCATGCGCCAGGCGCTGGGTGTGTCGGCGGGTATCACTCCGTTCAACTTCCCAGCAATGATCCCCATGTGGATGTTTGCGCCAGCCATCGTTTGCGGCAACGCCTTCATCCTGAAATCATCCGAGCGCGCACCAACAGTGCCTTTGATGCTGGCTGAACTGCTGGAAGAAGCAGGCCTGCCAAAAGGCATCATTCAGGTGGTCAACGGTGACAAAGAAGCCGTCGATGCGATCCTCTACAATGACACCGTGCAGTCGGTTGGCTTTGTGGGTTCAACCCCGATTGCCGAATATATCTATGGAACCGGTTGTTCCCAGGGTAAGCGCGTTCAGTGCTTTGGTGGCGCCAAGAACCACATGATCATCATGCCCGACGCCGACCTGGACCAGGCCGCCGACGCGCTGATCGGTGCCGGTTACGGCGCGGCTGGCGAACGCTGCATGGCGATCTCGGTTGCGGTGCCTGTTGGCAAAGAAACCGCCGACAAGCTGATCGAAAAGCTGATCCCGCGGATTGAGAGCCTCAAGGTCGGCCCTTACACCTCGGGCAATGACGTCGATTACGGTCCGGTTGTTACCGGTGCAGCCAAAGAAAACATCCTGCGTCTGGTTGAAACGGGTGTCGAGCAAGGCGCCACACTGGTGGTCGACGGACGCGATTTCTCGCTGCAGGGCTACGAGGACGGCTTCTTTGTTGGCCCGCACCTGTTCGACAACGTCACACCCGAGATGGATATCTACACCAAAGAGATCTTTGGCCCGGTGCTGACAACTGTGCGTGCAGAATCCTATGAGGAGGCCATCCAGCTGGCGATGGACCACGAGTACGGCAACGGCATCGCGATCTATACCCGCGATGGTGACACCGCCCGCAACTTTGCCAACCGGATCAATGTTGGCATGGTCGGCATCAACGTGCCAATCCCGGTTCCATTGGCCTATCACACCTTTGGCGGTTGGAAGAAGTCGGTGTTTGGTGATCTCAACCAGCACGGCCCGGATGCGTTCAAGTTCTACACCCGCACCAAAACCGTGACTGCACGCTGGCCCTCGGGCATCAAAGAAGGCGGCGAGTTCTCTATCCCAGTGATGGAATAA